Proteins co-encoded in one Capnocytophaga ochracea DSM 7271 genomic window:
- the dtd gene encoding D-aminoacyl-tRNA deacylase codes for MRVVIQRVTHASVDIDKQTVASINKGLLVLVGIEDSDTNEDIAWLSAKIVNLRVFDDENGVMNLSVKDAGGEVLIVSQFTLHASTKKNNRPSYIKAARPEVAIPIYEAFIKQVESLLGKRVPTGQFGAMMQVALCNDGPVTILIDTKNKE; via the coding sequence ATGAGAGTAGTTATTCAGCGTGTAACTCACGCATCGGTGGATATAGATAAGCAAACAGTAGCTTCTATCAATAAAGGTTTATTAGTATTGGTAGGTATAGAAGATAGCGACACCAATGAGGATATAGCGTGGTTATCGGCTAAAATAGTGAATTTACGCGTTTTTGACGATGAAAATGGGGTGATGAATCTTTCGGTAAAAGATGCAGGAGGAGAAGTGCTTATCGTGTCGCAATTCACCTTGCACGCCTCTACTAAAAAAAACAACCGCCCCAGCTATATAAAAGCAGCACGTCCTGAAGTTGCAATTCCTATCTATGAGGCGTTTATAAAGCAAGTGGAAAGTTTGTTAGGAAAGCGAGTGCCCACAGGACAGTTTGGGGCGATGATGCAAGTAGCCTTGTGTAATGACGGTCCTGTAACTATTCTTATAGATACAAAAAATAAGGAATAA